In one Bacillus sp. PK3_68 genomic region, the following are encoded:
- a CDS encoding uroporphyrinogen-III synthase yields MTPGRPLVGKHILVTRPRGQAASFIDKIETAGGIVHFVPLIAFQPFSDDREEEWLQQLSTYDWIILTSKNGVDFFFQQLKNRNIDRTVIRGRFAAIGTKTAAVLQNYGFHAEYIPEKFSADQFAEEITGGRFEAKKVLIPKGNLARTAIADALREKGMTADEWIVYETYFPEEAKQQLIDLLVTNKADILTFTSPSAVRHFMKAIKEVGMHTLEHSVVACIGPVTKKEADRFGLHTQICPEVYTSESLAEAIARYFRKEEE; encoded by the coding sequence ATGACACCCGGTCGGCCGCTTGTAGGCAAGCATATATTAGTGACCCGTCCAAGAGGACAAGCAGCTTCATTTATTGATAAAATAGAAACAGCCGGGGGAATCGTTCACTTCGTTCCCCTGATCGCTTTCCAGCCTTTCTCAGATGATCGTGAGGAAGAATGGTTGCAGCAATTGTCTACATATGATTGGATTATCTTAACGAGTAAAAATGGTGTCGATTTTTTCTTTCAGCAGCTAAAGAATAGAAACATAGACCGCACAGTTATACGTGGCCGTTTTGCTGCTATTGGAACGAAAACAGCTGCTGTGCTCCAAAACTACGGATTTCATGCTGAGTATATTCCCGAGAAATTTTCCGCTGATCAGTTTGCAGAAGAAATTACCGGAGGGCGCTTTGAAGCGAAAAAGGTGTTAATTCCGAAGGGGAATCTTGCCAGAACAGCTATTGCTGACGCCCTCAGGGAAAAAGGGATGACGGCTGACGAATGGATCGTTTATGAAACATATTTCCCCGAAGAAGCAAAACAGCAATTAATTGATTTACTTGTAACGAATAAAGCGGACATCCTCACATTCACAAGTCCTTCTGCTGTCCGTCATTTTATGAAAGCAATAAAGGAAGTGGGCATGCACACACTGGAACATTCAGTTGTTGCCTGCATCGGCCCAGTAACTAAAAAAGAAGCGGACCGCTTCGGTCTTCATACGCAGATTTGCCCAGAGGTATATACGAGCGAATCGTTGGCAGAGGCAATTGCCCGCTATTTCAGAAAGGAAGAAGAGTAA
- the hemL gene encoding glutamate-1-semialdehyde 2,1-aminomutase codes for MRSYEKSKQAFQEAVKLMPGGVNSPVRAFKSVNMDPIFMERGKGSKVYDIDGNEYIDYVLSWGPLILGHANDQVVEALKKTAETGTSFGASTLIENELAKLVIERVPSIEVVRMVSSGTEATMSALRLARGFTGRSKIVKFEGCYHGHGDSLLIKAGSGVATLGLPDSPGVPESVAKNTITVPYNDLDGVKYAFEQFGEDIACVIVEPVAGNMGVVPPQPGFLEGLREVTQDNGALLIFDEVMTGFRVGYNCAQGFFGITPDLTCLGKVIGGGLPVGAYGGRADIMNQIAPSGPIYQAGTLSGNPMAMAAGLETLRQLTPEIYEEFGRRADRLEEGLTEAAQKHNIPITFNRAGSMIGLFFTNEHVTNYEKAKTSDLALFAEYYREMANEGVFLPPSQFEGLFLSSAHTEEDIEHTIAAAEKAFSRLKK; via the coding sequence ATGCGTTCTTACGAAAAATCAAAGCAAGCCTTCCAAGAGGCGGTTAAATTAATGCCAGGAGGGGTGAACAGCCCAGTTCGCGCCTTTAAGTCCGTAAATATGGATCCAATTTTTATGGAACGGGGGAAGGGCTCTAAGGTTTACGATATTGATGGCAATGAGTACATTGACTATGTTTTATCGTGGGGGCCACTTATTTTGGGCCATGCGAATGATCAAGTTGTAGAAGCTTTGAAAAAGACGGCTGAAACTGGGACGAGCTTTGGTGCTTCGACTCTCATTGAAAATGAACTAGCGAAGCTTGTGATCGAGCGTGTTCCGTCTATTGAAGTGGTTCGTATGGTCTCTTCTGGGACGGAGGCCACCATGAGTGCGCTTCGTCTTGCCCGCGGTTTTACAGGCCGCAGTAAAATAGTAAAATTCGAAGGCTGTTATCATGGTCATGGAGATTCCCTCTTAATTAAAGCTGGTTCTGGTGTGGCTACTTTAGGATTGCCAGATAGTCCAGGCGTTCCTGAGAGCGTGGCGAAGAACACAATTACCGTACCTTACAATGATCTTGACGGTGTTAAATATGCTTTTGAACAATTTGGTGAGGACATTGCTTGTGTCATTGTTGAACCTGTTGCAGGCAATATGGGCGTTGTACCGCCACAGCCTGGTTTCTTGGAAGGACTTCGTGAAGTAACGCAAGATAACGGTGCTCTCCTTATTTTTGATGAGGTTATGACTGGTTTCCGTGTCGGTTATAACTGTGCGCAAGGATTCTTTGGTATCACGCCTGACCTTACGTGTCTTGGCAAAGTAATCGGCGGTGGGCTGCCGGTTGGTGCCTATGGTGGCCGGGCAGATATTATGAATCAAATTGCTCCAAGCGGACCAATTTATCAGGCAGGCACTCTTTCTGGAAATCCAATGGCGATGGCTGCCGGATTGGAAACACTCCGGCAGTTAACACCAGAGATATACGAGGAGTTCGGACGCAGAGCAGATCGCCTGGAAGAAGGATTGACCGAGGCTGCACAAAAGCATAACATTCCGATTACATTTAACCGCGCTGGTTCGATGATTGGCCTCTTCTTTACTAACGAACATGTAACCAATTATGAAAAGGCAAAAACATCTGATCTTGCACTGTTTGCTGAATATTACCGGGAGATGGCAAATGAAGGTGTGTTTTTGCCGCCATCTCAGTTTGAAGGGTTATTTTTATCCAGCGCCCATACTGAAGAAGATATTGAGCATACGATTGCTGCAGCTGAAAAAGCGTTCAGCCGCCTAAAGAAATAA
- the hemB gene encoding porphobilinogen synthase produces the protein MELQFKRHRRLRQSANMRALVRETYLHKEDFIYPLFIVEGENIKKGVPSMPGVYHLSMDRLKAEMDEIIALGLKSVILFGVPAEKDAEGTGAYHDHGIVQQATRFIKGHYPDMVVIADTCLCEYTDHGHCGVIEGSKVLNDPSLSLLAKTAVSQAEAGADIIAPSNMMDGFVAAIRRGLDEAGFTDVPIMSYAVKYSSGFYGPFRDAAESTPQFGDRKTYQMDPANRLEAFREAESDVEEGADFLIVKPALSYLDIVRDMRNEFKLPIVAYNVSGEYSMVKAAALNGWIDEKAIVMEKMISMKRAGADLIITYFAKDAARWLDEQ, from the coding sequence ATGGAATTACAATTTAAACGTCATCGCCGCTTGCGCCAATCAGCTAATATGCGTGCATTGGTACGTGAAACTTATCTTCATAAAGAGGACTTTATTTATCCTCTCTTTATTGTAGAAGGCGAAAACATAAAAAAAGGAGTCCCTTCCATGCCTGGTGTGTATCATTTGTCAATGGATCGCTTGAAAGCAGAAATGGACGAAATTATAGCGCTCGGGTTAAAATCTGTCATTTTATTCGGCGTACCAGCTGAAAAAGATGCAGAAGGAACGGGTGCCTATCATGATCACGGCATTGTTCAGCAGGCAACACGCTTTATTAAGGGGCACTATCCGGATATGGTGGTTATCGCTGATACGTGTTTATGTGAGTATACAGACCATGGCCATTGCGGAGTGATCGAGGGCAGCAAAGTGTTAAACGATCCATCATTAAGTTTGCTTGCTAAAACAGCAGTCAGCCAGGCTGAAGCAGGTGCCGACATCATTGCTCCATCTAATATGATGGATGGGTTTGTCGCTGCTATTCGCCGTGGATTGGATGAAGCAGGCTTCACTGATGTACCGATCATGTCTTATGCCGTTAAATACTCATCAGGCTTTTATGGGCCTTTCCGTGACGCAGCCGAGTCTACTCCGCAGTTTGGTGATCGAAAAACCTATCAAATGGACCCGGCTAATCGCCTGGAAGCTTTTCGTGAGGCAGAGTCAGATGTAGAAGAAGGGGCTGATTTCTTAATCGTCAAACCCGCTCTTTCTTATTTGGACATCGTGCGTGACATGAGAAATGAATTTAAATTGCCAATTGTCGCTTATAATGTGAGCGGTGAATACTCCATGGTGAAGGCTGCGGCATTGAACGGCTGGATCGATGAAAAGGCAATCGTTATGGAAAAAATGATCAGCATGAAAAGAGCAGGTGCCGATCTAATTATTACGTATTTTGCTAAAGATGCAGCCCGCTGGCTGGATGAACAATAA